The following proteins are co-located in the Acidobacteriota bacterium genome:
- a CDS encoding sel1 repeat family protein, with amino-acid sequence MHFLRSIMIVMLLAAAATAQESSSSKGAQAAAPARAREALTAKANAGDAGAAFVLGNMYEHGNGVPQSAAEAVKWYRKAAVLGNATAQFNLALILAKGRGVAADPVEAAKWYQKAAAQGDQQAAINLGILYAQGKGVKQDGAEAARWFRLAAEAGNPMAEYNLGLLYSEQLYSEGKTEADDDRQAALWLGKAAEHGVVAAQNNLGVLYADGRGVEKDLVQAYKWFALAGEAGDSNAADAVQALTAEMKPEEIAQAKRLAQEWVSKHSR; translated from the coding sequence ATGCATTTTCTGCGGTCCATCATGATCGTGATGCTGCTGGCGGCGGCCGCCACGGCCCAGGAGTCGTCGTCCTCCAAAGGGGCGCAGGCAGCCGCGCCTGCTCGGGCGCGCGAGGCACTCACGGCCAAAGCCAATGCCGGCGACGCCGGCGCGGCCTTCGTGCTGGGCAACATGTACGAGCACGGCAACGGCGTGCCGCAGAGCGCGGCGGAGGCGGTGAAGTGGTATCGCAAGGCGGCTGTCTTAGGGAACGCGACGGCGCAGTTCAACCTCGCGCTCATCCTCGCCAAAGGACGCGGCGTCGCAGCCGACCCGGTGGAAGCCGCGAAGTGGTACCAGAAGGCCGCCGCGCAAGGCGACCAGCAGGCGGCGATCAACCTGGGCATCCTGTATGCGCAGGGCAAGGGAGTGAAGCAAGATGGCGCGGAAGCGGCGCGCTGGTTCCGGTTGGCGGCCGAGGCGGGCAATCCCATGGCCGAGTACAACCTCGGCTTGCTGTACTCCGAGCAGCTGTATTCGGAAGGCAAGACGGAAGCCGACGACGACCGGCAAGCGGCGCTGTGGCTGGGCAAGGCCGCCGAGCATGGAGTTGTCGCCGCGCAGAACAACCTCGGCGTGCTCTACGCCGATGGGCGCGGGGTGGAAAAAGACCTGGTGCAGGCTTACAAATGGTTTGCGCTGGCGGGCGAGGCCGGCGACTCGAACGCGGCTGACGCGGTGCAGGCGCTCACGGCAGAGATGAAGCCGGAAGAGATCGCGCAGGCGAAGCGGCTGGCGCAGGAGTGGGTTTCCAAACACTCACGGTAA